Proteins co-encoded in one Cupriavidus taiwanensis genomic window:
- a CDS encoding type II toxin-antitoxin system VapB family antitoxin — translation MRTTVTIDDALYEQALEMADPGMDKADLFREAIKTFVRVQAAKRLAALGGAAPGMQDIARRNPEPDAK, via the coding sequence ATGCGCACGACAGTCACGATCGATGACGCCCTGTATGAACAAGCCCTGGAGATGGCGGACCCCGGTATGGACAAAGCAGACCTGTTTCGCGAGGCAATCAAGACTTTCGTTCGGGTGCAGGCCGCCAAGCGCCTCGCGGCCCTCGGCGGCGCAGCGCCCGGCATGCAAGACATAGCGCGCCGCAATCCCGAACCCGACGCCAAATGA
- a CDS encoding GntP family permease translates to MGAVTGTTLLVYALIAVIALVVLIARYKLNPFITLVVVSVLLGFAVGMPMSDIVKSFEAGVGGTLGHIALVVGLGTMLGKMMAESGGAERIANTLIDFFGAKNVHWAMATIAFIVGLPVFFEVGFVLLVPIAFNVAKRTGTSMVLVGIPMVAGLSVVHGLIPPHPAALLAVTAYGADIGKTIMYALIVGIPTAALAGPLFARLMDRYVKLPEVNPLAEQFTEEDERVKESHELPGFGITVFTILLPVVLMLIGSWADLFTTPKTFANDFLKLIGNSVMALLIAALVSFYTFGKARGFNRETILKFTNECVAPTAIITLVVGAGGGFGRILRDSGISTAIVDVATGANVSVLVLGWLVAVMIRIATGSATVAMTTAAGIVAPIAASVPGTRPELLVLTTGAGSLILSHVNDGGFWLVKEYFNMTVAQTFKTWSVCETIISVVALLLTLGLATLV, encoded by the coding sequence ATGGGTGCCGTCACCGGAACCACGCTCTTGGTGTATGCGCTGATCGCAGTGATCGCACTGGTCGTGCTGATTGCGCGCTACAAGCTCAATCCCTTCATTACCCTGGTCGTCGTTTCGGTGCTGCTCGGCTTTGCCGTCGGCATGCCGATGAGCGACATCGTCAAGTCCTTTGAGGCCGGTGTCGGCGGCACCCTTGGCCATATTGCGCTGGTGGTGGGACTGGGCACCATGCTGGGCAAGATGATGGCGGAGTCCGGCGGCGCCGAGCGCATCGCCAACACGCTGATCGATTTCTTCGGCGCGAAGAACGTGCATTGGGCCATGGCCACCATCGCGTTTATCGTCGGCCTGCCGGTGTTCTTCGAAGTGGGCTTCGTGCTGCTGGTGCCGATCGCCTTCAACGTCGCCAAGCGCACCGGCACGTCGATGGTGCTGGTCGGCATTCCGATGGTGGCCGGCCTGTCGGTGGTGCACGGCCTGATCCCGCCGCACCCGGCCGCGCTGCTGGCCGTGACCGCATACGGCGCCGACATCGGCAAGACCATCATGTACGCGCTGATTGTGGGCATCCCGACCGCGGCGCTGGCGGGTCCGCTGTTCGCCCGGCTGATGGACCGCTACGTCAAGCTGCCCGAAGTCAACCCGCTGGCCGAGCAGTTCACCGAAGAGGATGAGCGCGTCAAGGAATCGCATGAACTGCCAGGCTTCGGCATCACGGTGTTCACCATCCTGCTGCCGGTGGTGCTGATGCTGATCGGCAGCTGGGCCGACCTGTTCACCACGCCCAAGACCTTCGCCAACGATTTCCTCAAGCTGATCGGCAATTCGGTGATGGCGCTGCTGATTGCCGCGCTGGTGAGCTTCTACACCTTCGGCAAGGCGCGCGGCTTCAATCGCGAGACCATCCTCAAGTTCACCAACGAGTGCGTGGCGCCCACCGCCATCATCACGCTGGTGGTCGGTGCCGGCGGCGGCTTCGGCCGCATCCTGCGCGACTCGGGCATCTCCACCGCCATCGTCGACGTTGCCACCGGGGCCAATGTGTCGGTGCTGGTGCTGGGCTGGCTGGTCGCGGTGATGATCCGCATCGCCACCGGTTCGGCAACCGTTGCCATGACCACCGCCGCGGGCATCGTCGCGCCGATTGCCGCCAGCGTGCCCGGCACCCGCCCGGAACTGCTGGTGCTGACCACCGGCGCCGGCTCGCTGATCCTGTCGCACGTGAACGACGGTGGCTTCTGGCTGGTCAAGGAGTACTTCAACATGACCGTGGCCCAGACCTTCAAGACCTGGTCGGTCTGCGAAACCATCATTTCGGTGGTGGCGCTGCTGCTCACGCTGGGCCTGGCCACGCTGGTGTGA
- a CDS encoding RidA family protein, with the protein MDIKRFGVEGGTGTGGQHMPFARAVAADGWLYVSGQVPMVNGEVIDGGIVPQTHQAIKNVLAILAEAGYGPEHVVRCGVWLDDTRDFASFNKIFKEYFGANPPARACVQSSMVVDCKVEVDCIAYKKPAA; encoded by the coding sequence ATGGACATCAAACGATTCGGCGTCGAAGGCGGCACCGGTACCGGCGGCCAGCACATGCCCTTTGCGCGCGCGGTCGCGGCCGATGGCTGGCTCTACGTCTCCGGCCAGGTGCCGATGGTCAACGGCGAGGTCATCGACGGCGGCATCGTGCCCCAGACCCACCAGGCCATCAAGAACGTGCTGGCGATCCTGGCCGAGGCCGGCTACGGCCCCGAGCACGTCGTGCGCTGCGGCGTGTGGCTGGACGACACGCGCGACTTCGCCTCGTTCAACAAGATCTTCAAGGAATACTTCGGCGCCAACCCGCCCGCGCGCGCCTGCGTGCAATCGAGCATGGTGGTCGATTGCAAGGTCGAGGTCGACTGCATCGCCTACAAGAAGCCGGCAGCCTGA
- a CDS encoding N-acyl-D-amino-acid deacylase family protein: protein MPHLFDTLIRCVTLIDGSGAAARLADVALRDGRIARIDAPGAIDPDAAAHVVEGDGLVLAPGFIDVHTHDDTNVVRQPEMTPKLSQGVTTVVVGNCGISAAPVTLAGDPPDPMNLLGHADAFRYPDFKAYVDAVEAAQPAVNVAALVGHTALRSNHMDRFDRAATPQEIEAMRAQLEEALRHGALGLSTGLAYANAFSAPTEEVLALAEPLAKAGALYATHLRSEFAEILEAMDEAFRIGRDARVPVVISHLKCAGVANWGRSTEVLDALDGAQRWQPVGCDCYPYTASSSTLDLKQVTGDFDIMVTWSEGAPEMGGRLLADIAAEWQVDLHQAARRLMPAGAVYHCMEDADVDRILSHPATVVGSDGLPNDPLPHPRLWGAFPRVLGHYARDRELFPLTVAVNKMTGMSAERFGLHRRGFVREGYWADLVLFDAATIRDAASFTDPMQPAEGIASVWVNGELSWQQRQSTGVRAGRFLPRGAD from the coding sequence ATGCCACACCTGTTCGATACCCTGATCCGCTGCGTCACGCTGATCGACGGCTCCGGTGCGGCCGCGCGCCTGGCCGACGTGGCCTTGCGCGATGGCCGCATTGCCCGCATCGACGCCCCCGGCGCGATCGACCCCGATGCGGCCGCGCACGTGGTCGAGGGCGATGGCCTGGTGCTCGCACCCGGCTTTATCGACGTGCATACCCACGACGACACCAACGTGGTGCGCCAGCCGGAGATGACACCCAAGCTGTCGCAGGGCGTGACCACGGTGGTGGTCGGCAACTGCGGCATCAGCGCCGCGCCGGTGACGCTGGCGGGCGATCCGCCCGACCCGATGAACCTGCTCGGCCATGCCGACGCCTTCCGCTATCCGGATTTCAAGGCCTATGTCGATGCGGTCGAGGCCGCGCAGCCCGCGGTCAATGTCGCCGCGCTGGTCGGCCATACCGCGCTGCGCAGCAACCATATGGACCGCTTCGACCGCGCCGCCACGCCGCAGGAAATCGAGGCGATGCGCGCGCAGCTGGAAGAAGCGCTGCGGCACGGCGCGCTGGGCCTGTCGACCGGCCTCGCCTACGCCAACGCCTTCAGCGCGCCGACCGAGGAAGTGCTGGCGCTGGCCGAGCCGCTGGCCAAGGCCGGCGCGCTCTACGCCACCCACTTGCGCAGCGAATTCGCCGAGATCCTCGAGGCCATGGACGAGGCCTTCCGCATCGGCCGCGATGCGCGCGTACCGGTGGTGATCTCGCACCTGAAATGCGCCGGCGTGGCCAACTGGGGCCGCAGCACCGAAGTGCTGGACGCGCTCGACGGCGCGCAGCGCTGGCAGCCGGTCGGCTGCGACTGCTATCCCTACACCGCCAGTTCGTCCACGCTGGACCTGAAGCAGGTCACCGGCGACTTCGACATCATGGTGACCTGGTCGGAAGGTGCGCCCGAGATGGGCGGCCGGCTGCTCGCCGACATCGCCGCCGAATGGCAGGTGGACCTGCACCAAGCCGCGCGCCGGCTGATGCCCGCCGGCGCGGTCTACCACTGCATGGAAGACGCCGATGTCGACCGCATCCTGAGCCACCCGGCCACGGTGGTGGGCTCGGACGGACTGCCCAACGACCCGCTGCCGCATCCGCGCCTGTGGGGCGCGTTCCCGCGCGTGCTCGGCCACTACGCGCGCGACCGCGAGCTGTTTCCGCTGACCGTGGCCGTCAACAAGATGACCGGCATGTCGGCCGAACGCTTCGGCCTGCACCGGCGCGGCTTCGTGCGCGAGGGCTATTGGGCCGACCTCGTGCTGTTCGACGCCGCCACGATCCGCGACGCGGCCAGCTTTACCGATCCGATGCAACCGGCCGAGGGCATTGCCTCGGTCTGGGTCAACGGCGAGCTGTCATGGCAGCAGCGCCAGAGCACCGGCGTGCGCGCCGGCCGGTTCCTGCCCCGCGGGGCGGACTGA
- a CDS encoding MurR/RpiR family transcriptional regulator, with translation MTAPFDILTRIAERGPALRLAEQKVAQVVLEDLAGAAAASINELARQAGVSEASVTRFAKAIGCRDVRDLKLRLAQAAAVGARFLQPGNVPAAAAAPATLADSIHADILTALEANRGLLDTDRIEQAARLLLGARMVYAFGMGGGSSFMADEARHRLARLGLPVASYQDALLQKMVAATLGRDDVVLAFSASGRVPEMLASCDIAREYGARLVAVTALGSPLAARAEVLLPVRTLETDFIFKPSASRYAMLMVLDVLATQCALLQPDQSKERLRRLKYVLDSHRGESGPGKGPDSRQPLGD, from the coding sequence ATGACCGCGCCCTTCGACATCCTGACCCGCATCGCCGAGCGCGGCCCCGCGCTGCGCCTGGCCGAGCAGAAGGTGGCGCAGGTGGTGCTCGAAGACCTGGCCGGCGCGGCGGCGGCGAGCATCAACGAACTGGCCCGCCAGGCCGGCGTCAGCGAAGCCAGCGTGACGCGCTTCGCCAAGGCCATCGGTTGCCGCGACGTGCGCGACCTGAAGCTGCGCCTGGCCCAGGCCGCGGCGGTGGGCGCGCGCTTCCTGCAGCCCGGCAACGTTCCCGCCGCTGCAGCCGCGCCCGCCACGCTCGCCGACAGCATCCACGCCGATATCCTCACCGCGCTGGAAGCCAACCGCGGCCTGCTCGATACCGATCGTATCGAGCAGGCCGCGCGCCTGTTGCTGGGCGCACGCATGGTCTACGCTTTTGGCATGGGCGGCGGCTCGTCGTTCATGGCCGATGAAGCGCGCCACCGGCTGGCGCGACTGGGGCTGCCGGTGGCCAGTTACCAGGACGCCCTGCTGCAGAAGATGGTGGCGGCGACGCTGGGCCGCGACGACGTGGTGCTGGCCTTTTCGGCCAGTGGCCGCGTGCCGGAGATGCTGGCCAGCTGCGATATCGCGCGCGAGTATGGCGCCCGCCTGGTGGCCGTGACCGCGCTGGGCTCGCCGCTGGCGGCACGCGCCGAGGTGCTGCTGCCGGTGCGCACGCTGGAGACGGATTTCATTTTCAAGCCATCGGCCTCGCGCTACGCCATGCTGATGGTGCTGGACGTGCTGGCGACGCAGTGCGCACTGTTGCAGCCGGACCAGAGCAAGGAGCGCCTGCGCCGGCTCAAGTACGTGCTCGACAGCCACCGCGGCGAAAGCGGCCCCGGCAAGGGCCCCGACAGCCGCCAGCCGCTGGGAGACTGA
- a CDS encoding amino acid deaminase encodes MREIKYQAGVIDPLNKALGRMEAPIAPDAAGQTGWNLLQEELSLPAAVLYEDRLAHNLEWMRRFMNEYGVQLAPHGKTTMAPKLFARQLGAGAWGITLATAHQTAAAHAHGVKRVLMANQLVGRRNMEIIADLLRDPGFEFFALVDSAELVDQLGKFFKQRGQTLQVLLELGVEGGRTGVRDDAQQQAVLDALARWPEALSLAGVEIYEGVLKEEADIRKFLQRTVAVTKQLAAQGRFGRSPVVMSGAGSAWYDVVAEEFARTDIGAPLDIVLRPGCYLTHDVGIYRAAQQRILASNPVAQKLREGLLPALQLWAYVQSIPEPDRVIIGMGKRDAAFDAGMPIPARRYRPGEEAPVDVPAHWEVTGMMDQHAYLQIRPGDDIRVGDMIAFDISHPCLTFDKWRHIPVLDRDMRVIDIVQTFF; translated from the coding sequence ATGCGTGAAATAAAGTATCAGGCTGGCGTGATCGATCCGCTCAACAAGGCGCTGGGGCGGATGGAGGCGCCGATTGCCCCGGACGCGGCTGGCCAGACCGGCTGGAACCTGTTGCAGGAAGAACTGAGCCTGCCGGCGGCGGTGCTGTATGAAGACCGTCTTGCGCACAACCTGGAGTGGATGCGCCGCTTCATGAACGAATACGGCGTGCAGCTGGCGCCGCATGGCAAGACCACCATGGCGCCCAAGCTGTTTGCCCGGCAGCTCGGCGCCGGCGCGTGGGGCATCACCCTGGCCACCGCGCACCAGACCGCGGCCGCGCATGCGCACGGCGTCAAGCGCGTGCTGATGGCCAACCAGCTGGTCGGCCGCCGGAATATGGAAATCATCGCAGACCTGCTGCGCGACCCGGGGTTCGAATTCTTCGCGCTGGTGGATTCGGCCGAGCTGGTCGACCAGCTCGGCAAGTTCTTCAAGCAGCGCGGACAGACGCTGCAGGTGCTGCTGGAGCTCGGCGTCGAAGGCGGGCGCACCGGCGTGCGCGACGACGCGCAGCAGCAAGCCGTGCTCGACGCGCTGGCGCGCTGGCCCGAGGCCTTGTCGCTGGCCGGCGTGGAAATCTACGAGGGCGTGCTGAAGGAAGAAGCCGATATCCGCAAGTTCCTGCAGCGCACCGTGGCGGTGACCAAGCAACTGGCCGCGCAGGGGCGCTTTGGCCGCAGCCCGGTGGTGATGTCGGGTGCGGGTTCCGCCTGGTACGATGTGGTGGCCGAGGAGTTCGCGCGCACCGACATTGGTGCGCCGCTCGACATCGTGCTGCGCCCCGGCTGCTACCTGACGCACGATGTGGGCATCTACCGAGCCGCGCAGCAGCGCATCCTGGCGAGCAACCCGGTCGCGCAGAAGCTGCGCGAGGGCTTGCTGCCGGCACTGCAGCTGTGGGCCTATGTCCAGTCGATTCCGGAACCCGACCGCGTCATCATCGGCATGGGCAAGCGCGATGCCGCGTTCGACGCCGGCATGCCGATCCCCGCGCGCCGCTACCGTCCCGGTGAAGAAGCGCCGGTGGACGTGCCCGCGCATTGGGAGGTCACTGGCATGATGGACCAGCACGCCTATCTGCAGATCCGGCCGGGCGACGACATCCGGGTCGGCGACATGATCGCCTTCGATATCTCGCACCCGTGCCTGACCTTCGACAAGTGGCGCCATATCCCGGTGCTCGACCGCGACATGCGCGTGATCGACATCGTGCAAACCTTCTTCTGA
- a CDS encoding sugar kinase, giving the protein MSIDILAYGEPLVEFNQQPDDPSRYLQGFGGDTSNFCIAAARQGASTGYICAVGADTFGERLRALWTQERVDTRHVHIDAGAPTGVYFVSHDSHGHRFDYLREGSAASRYQHEQLPLGAIASARYLHLSGISLAISTSACDAGLDAMEHARKAGTRVTLDTNLRLRLWSLARARGIMREAFRMTDVCLPSWDDITVLTGLDDRDAIADYLLGCGIGLVALKLGEEGSYIATPESRSLVPAYPVKPVDATGAGDCFGGSFVARLAAGADPFEAARYANVAAALSTTGYGAVAPIPDAQTVLARLAQSVSVIA; this is encoded by the coding sequence ATGAGCATCGACATCCTGGCCTATGGCGAGCCGCTGGTTGAATTCAACCAGCAGCCGGACGATCCGTCGCGCTACCTGCAGGGCTTCGGCGGCGATACCTCCAACTTCTGCATTGCCGCTGCGCGCCAGGGCGCGAGCACCGGCTATATCTGCGCGGTCGGTGCCGATACCTTCGGCGAGCGCCTGCGCGCACTGTGGACGCAGGAACGCGTCGACACGCGGCATGTGCACATCGACGCGGGCGCCCCCACCGGGGTCTACTTTGTCTCGCACGACAGCCACGGCCACCGCTTCGACTACCTGCGCGAAGGCTCCGCTGCCAGCCGCTACCAGCATGAGCAGCTGCCGCTGGGCGCGATCGCGTCGGCGCGCTACCTGCACCTGTCGGGCATCAGTCTCGCCATCAGCACCAGCGCGTGCGATGCCGGCCTGGATGCGATGGAGCACGCGCGCAAGGCCGGCACCAGGGTCACGCTGGACACCAACCTGCGCCTGCGACTGTGGTCGCTGGCGCGCGCGCGCGGCATCATGCGCGAAGCCTTCCGGATGACCGACGTGTGCCTGCCCAGCTGGGACGACATCACCGTGCTGACCGGGCTGGACGACCGCGACGCGATTGCCGACTACCTGCTCGGTTGCGGCATCGGCCTGGTCGCGCTCAAGCTGGGGGAAGAGGGCTCGTACATCGCGACGCCCGAGTCCCGCAGCCTGGTGCCGGCCTATCCGGTCAAGCCGGTCGATGCCACCGGCGCGGGCGACTGCTTCGGTGGCAGCTTCGTCGCGCGGCTGGCGGCGGGCGCCGATCCGTTCGAGGCCGCGCGCTATGCCAATGTGGCGGCAGCGCTGTCCACCACCGGCTATGGCGCGGTGGCGCCGATTCCCGATGCGCAGACCGTGCTGGCGCGACTGGCGCAGTCGGTATCGGTGATCGCCTGA
- a CDS encoding bifunctional 4-hydroxy-2-oxoglutarate aldolase/2-dehydro-3-deoxy-phosphogluconate aldolase codes for MSNQTSPLLQRLADVPVIPVLEFHSVDEALHVSEALVTGGLPLLEITLRTPVALEAIRAVAAALPQACVGAGTVLNVEQLHAVRDAGAQFAVSPGLTPTLAAGAQDAGISLLPGVATASEAMAALEAGFTFLKFFPAQAAGGVPMLKSLGGPLPQLRFCPTGGIDAALAPSYLALPNVVCVGGSWVVPKDAVAGADWGRIRALAEQARALRARS; via the coding sequence ATGTCAAACCAGACTTCCCCGCTGCTTCAACGCCTTGCCGATGTGCCGGTGATCCCGGTGCTGGAATTCCACTCGGTCGACGAGGCCCTGCATGTCAGCGAGGCGCTGGTGACGGGGGGCTTGCCGCTGCTGGAGATCACGCTGCGCACCCCGGTGGCGCTGGAAGCGATCCGTGCCGTCGCGGCGGCGCTGCCACAAGCGTGCGTGGGCGCGGGCACGGTGCTGAACGTGGAGCAACTGCACGCGGTGCGCGACGCGGGCGCCCAGTTTGCTGTTTCGCCCGGCCTGACGCCGACCCTGGCCGCGGGCGCGCAAGACGCGGGCATTTCGCTGCTGCCGGGCGTGGCCACGGCCAGCGAGGCCATGGCGGCGCTGGAAGCCGGCTTCACGTTCCTCAAGTTCTTCCCGGCGCAGGCCGCGGGCGGGGTGCCGATGCTGAAGTCGCTGGGCGGGCCGCTGCCGCAGCTGCGTTTCTGCCCGACCGGCGGCATCGATGCCGCGCTGGCGCCGTCGTACCTGGCGCTGCCCAATGTGGTGTGCGTGGGCGGTTCGTGGGTGGTCCCCAAGGATGCCGTCGCCGGTGCTGACTGGGGCCGCATCCGCGCGCTGGCGGAACAGGCCAGGGCCCTGCGCGCCAGGTCCTGA
- a CDS encoding entericidin A/B family lipoprotein, which translates to MKKGWIWCVLFATLLAGCNTMAGLGQDIQRGGQKLESSADRHK; encoded by the coding sequence GTGAAGAAAGGTTGGATCTGGTGCGTTTTGTTTGCCACTCTGTTGGCCGGTTGCAACACGATGGCGGGGCTCGGCCAGGACATTCAGCGCGGCGGCCAGAAGCTCGAAAGCTCGGCAGACCGACACAAATAA
- a CDS encoding GGDEF domain-containing protein, with amino-acid sequence MDPDADDLVDSAASGGSGAMQPSALVRALTARRAQAGPPATILAIRLDRFASAGETLGTGRCATLRGIVQARLACLLPPGAFMHWMAAADLVVITPLPAGGPDPGQVASRVADDLSRPFALDGFELHLSCSIGVANDHADIPAERSLQQAFDAMLRVNRQGGAGLARADKPLSPPTAPLLAALPDALQRGELSLQLQARADLAGAAVSGYTVRLRWQHPVLGRVAPQDFLPGVEALGLVGRIGNWLLESVLPLVRAAETIAPLQFTLLASSAQLHRPQMVEALAQALDAGGIAPARLCIELPASTVPTDAELIDRFAALRRRGLQLALGDFDDSPACREALAALHPDAVTLDARGLGHAREARCGADSLREACRAARRAGASVCAKGIETRQQLDAVRAWGCHSVQGYLLAQPFPAVWLLQTHAAIEQRARALLAPPA; translated from the coding sequence ATGGATCCTGATGCCGACGATCTCGTCGACAGCGCTGCCAGCGGCGGCAGCGGCGCGATGCAACCGTCCGCGCTGGTACGCGCGCTGACCGCGCGCCGCGCCCAGGCCGGTCCGCCGGCGACGATCCTGGCGATCCGCCTGGACCGCTTTGCCAGCGCCGGTGAAACCCTCGGGACTGGCCGCTGCGCCACGCTGCGCGGCATCGTGCAGGCGCGCCTCGCCTGCCTGCTGCCGCCGGGCGCGTTCATGCACTGGATGGCCGCGGCGGACCTGGTGGTCATTACCCCGCTGCCCGCGGGCGGGCCCGATCCCGGCCAGGTGGCCAGCCGCGTGGCCGACGACCTGTCCCGGCCTTTTGCACTGGACGGCTTCGAGCTGCATCTGTCGTGCAGCATTGGCGTGGCCAACGACCATGCCGACATTCCAGCCGAGCGCAGCCTGCAGCAGGCCTTCGACGCCATGCTGCGGGTCAACCGCCAGGGCGGCGCCGGCCTCGCGCGCGCCGACAAGCCGCTGTCCCCGCCCACGGCCCCGTTGCTGGCGGCGCTGCCCGACGCACTCCAGCGGGGCGAACTGAGCCTGCAGCTGCAGGCGCGTGCCGACCTGGCCGGCGCCGCCGTCAGCGGCTACACGGTGCGGCTGCGCTGGCAGCACCCGGTGCTCGGGCGCGTGGCGCCGCAGGATTTCCTGCCCGGCGTCGAAGCACTGGGGCTGGTCGGCCGCATCGGCAACTGGCTGCTGGAAAGCGTGCTGCCGCTGGTCCGTGCCGCCGAGACCATCGCCCCGCTGCAGTTCACGCTACTGGCCTCCAGCGCGCAACTGCATCGCCCGCAAATGGTGGAAGCGCTGGCGCAGGCGCTCGATGCGGGCGGCATCGCGCCAGCGCGCTTGTGCATCGAATTGCCGGCCAGCACGGTGCCGACCGACGCCGAACTGATCGACCGCTTCGCCGCCCTGCGCCGGCGCGGGCTGCAGCTGGCGCTGGGCGATTTCGACGACAGCCCGGCTTGCCGCGAGGCGCTGGCGGCGCTGCATCCGGACGCCGTCACGCTGGATGCGCGCGGCCTGGGCCATGCGCGCGAGGCCCGCTGCGGTGCCGACAGCCTGCGCGAAGCCTGCCGCGCGGCGCGGCGCGCCGGCGCGTCGGTCTGCGCCAAGGGCATCGAGACGCGCCAGCAGCTGGACGCGGTGCGTGCCTGGGGCTGCCACAGCGTGCAGGGCTACCTGCTGGCGCAGCCGTTTCCCGCGGTCTGGCTGCTGCAGACCCATGCGGCGATCGAGCAACGCGCCCGGGCCTTGCTGGCGCCGCCGGCCTGA
- a CDS encoding hemolysin family protein, which translates to MEIAILLALILLNGLFAMSEIALVTARKARLQRQIENGDRGAIAAAKLGEDPTRFLSTVQIGITSIGVLNGVVGESTLAQPLGLWLQGFGISETTAGYVATAIVVAGLTYFSIVLGELVPKRLGQMAPEAIARLVARPIGWLAVASTPFVKLLSSSTRLVLRLLGTQVDRGPGVTEEEIHALLVEGSEAGVIEQHEHTMVRNVFRLDDRQLASLMVPRGDVVYLDVDATMDENLRRIEESDHSRFPVVRGGMHDIIGVVSARQLLARRLRGEEADLEAAVQPAVFVPESVTGMELLENFRASGGQIAFVIDEYGEVLGLVTLQDLIEAITGEFKAEAAGEQWAVQRDDGSWLLDGLIPIPELKDRIGLRQVPEEEKERYHTLSGMLLLLLGRLPQIADTVQWGDWRFEIVDMDGKRIDKVLAERLPPQDGPEEDTTG; encoded by the coding sequence ATGGAAATTGCCATATTACTGGCGCTGATCCTGCTGAACGGCCTGTTTGCGATGTCCGAGATTGCACTCGTGACCGCCCGCAAGGCACGCCTGCAACGCCAGATCGAGAACGGCGACCGCGGCGCCATTGCCGCGGCCAAGCTGGGCGAGGACCCCACCCGCTTCCTCTCGACCGTGCAGATCGGCATCACCTCGATCGGCGTGCTCAACGGCGTGGTCGGCGAATCGACGCTGGCGCAGCCGCTGGGCCTGTGGCTGCAGGGCTTCGGCATCTCGGAAACCACCGCCGGCTATGTGGCCACCGCGATCGTAGTAGCCGGCCTGACCTATTTTTCCATCGTGCTGGGCGAACTGGTGCCCAAGCGCCTGGGCCAGATGGCGCCCGAGGCGATCGCGCGCCTGGTGGCGCGCCCGATCGGCTGGCTGGCGGTGGCCTCGACCCCCTTCGTCAAGCTCCTGTCGAGCTCCACGCGGCTGGTGCTGCGGCTGCTCGGCACCCAGGTCGACCGCGGCCCCGGCGTGACCGAGGAAGAAATCCATGCACTGCTGGTGGAAGGCTCCGAGGCCGGCGTGATCGAGCAGCACGAACACACCATGGTGCGCAACGTGTTCCGGCTCGATGACCGCCAGCTGGCGTCGCTGATGGTGCCGCGCGGCGACGTGGTCTACCTCGACGTTGACGCCACGATGGACGAGAACCTGCGCCGCATCGAAGAGTCCGACCACTCGCGCTTCCCGGTGGTGCGTGGCGGCATGCACGACATCATCGGCGTGGTCAGCGCGCGCCAGTTGCTGGCGCGCCGGCTGCGCGGCGAGGAAGCCGACCTGGAGGCCGCGGTGCAGCCCGCCGTATTCGTGCCGGAAAGCGTGACCGGCATGGAACTGCTGGAGAACTTCCGCGCCTCGGGCGGGCAGATCGCCTTTGTCATCGACGAGTACGGCGAGGTGCTGGGCCTGGTGACGCTGCAGGACCTGATCGAGGCCATCACCGGCGAATTCAAGGCCGAGGCGGCCGGCGAGCAATGGGCGGTCCAGCGCGACGACGGCTCGTGGCTGCTCGATGGGCTGATCCCGATCCCGGAACTGAAAGACCGCATCGGCCTGCGCCAGGTGCCCGAGGAAGAAAAGGAGCGCTACCACACGCTCTCCGGCATGCTGCTGTTGCTGCTGGGGCGCCTGCCCCAGATTGCCGACACGGTGCAATGGGGAGACTGGCGCTTCGAGATCGTCGACATGGACGGCAAGCGCATCGACAAGGTGCTGGCCGAGCGCCTGCCGCCGCAGGACGGGCCCGAGGAAGACACCACCGGCTGA